A genomic window from Caballeronia sp. SBC1 includes:
- a CDS encoding DUF1656 domain-containing protein, with amino-acid sequence MPRDIAILDAYVPTILLLFIAGGLLTWFIDRLLALTGLYRVVWHPSLFRACLLVCTCGLFGLAVYS; translated from the coding sequence ATGCCGCGTGATATCGCCATTCTCGACGCCTACGTGCCGACCATCCTGCTGCTGTTTATCGCGGGCGGCTTGCTGACCTGGTTCATCGACCGGCTGCTCGCGCTCACGGGCTTGTATCGCGTGGTGTGGCATCCGTCGCTCTTTCGCGCTTGTCTACTCGTGTGTACGTGCGGCCTGTTTGGGCTCGCGGTGTATAGCTGA
- a CDS encoding HlyD family secretion protein produces the protein MIIRKIFGIFMTALIFCAAILIGRVLWVHYMDQPWTRDGRVRADVINVAPDVSGAVVTMPVADNQFVHKGDLLMEIDPSHYKIAVEQAQATVAARQADLRMRRDDAARRADLDNEVVSKESRDNASQAASGAAANLQQAQATLDAAELNLTRTKVFAPVDGYVTNLNVHRGDYATTGSAKLAIVDSHSFWVYGYFEETKLPRVRIGDKAEMRLMSGGVLKGHVQSISRGIYDRDNPQSRELLADVNPTFNWVRLAQRVPVRIHIDEVPADVVLAAGTTCTVVVEPTGKPSAL, from the coding sequence ATGATCATCAGGAAAATTTTCGGCATCTTCATGACCGCGCTGATTTTCTGCGCAGCCATCTTGATAGGGCGTGTGCTCTGGGTGCATTACATGGACCAGCCGTGGACCCGCGACGGCCGCGTGCGCGCCGACGTCATCAACGTCGCGCCCGATGTCTCGGGCGCGGTCGTGACCATGCCGGTCGCCGATAACCAGTTCGTGCACAAGGGCGACCTGCTAATGGAAATCGATCCGTCGCACTACAAGATCGCGGTAGAACAGGCGCAGGCCACCGTCGCCGCGCGCCAGGCGGATTTACGCATGCGTCGCGACGACGCCGCGCGCCGTGCTGATCTGGATAACGAAGTGGTGTCGAAGGAATCACGCGATAACGCGAGCCAGGCCGCATCCGGCGCCGCCGCGAACTTGCAGCAGGCACAGGCAACGCTTGATGCTGCTGAGCTCAATCTCACGCGCACCAAGGTGTTTGCGCCGGTGGACGGCTATGTGACGAACCTGAACGTGCATCGCGGTGACTACGCGACGACGGGCTCAGCGAAGCTCGCTATTGTCGATAGTCACTCGTTCTGGGTCTATGGATATTTCGAGGAAACGAAGCTGCCGCGTGTGCGTATTGGCGATAAAGCCGAGATGCGGCTGATGAGCGGCGGCGTGTTGAAAGGCCACGTGCAGAGTATTTCGCGCGGCATCTATGACCGCGATAATCCGCAAAGCCGTGAACTGCTCGCCGATGTGAACCCCACGTTCAACTGGGTGCGGCTCGCGCAGCGGGTGCCGGTACGCATTCATATCGACGAGGTTCCGGCAGATGTCGTGCTGGCTGCAGGAACGACCTGCACGGTGGTTGTAGAGCCTACCGGCAAGCCGAGCGCTTTATAG
- the astE gene encoding succinylglutamate desuccinylase has translation MTSSVEPAMFANFLDFVLDGKKPALTGGTLPSGVKWTWLGDGIVRFEPEGAVLQSVVATAGIHGDETAPIEILSMLVADIASGKAVLKSRVLVIFGNIDAMRASCRYRDDDLNRLFNGRYLELAASHESPRAAELENVTRAFFAEADAGSTQAKWHIDMHTAIRPSVFEQFALLPYTGAPLSRVMFDWLRDAGLSAVLLHKEKSNTFTHFTAEQSGALACTLELGKVRAFGHNDLSRFAASDAALRRLIAGLAPIKPSSQPLKVFTVVGQIDKQSEEFKLHVAGDVANFTPFARGTVLAEDGDYTYEVVRDEERIVFPNPTVKPGLRAGLMVIDTTQETFDSL, from the coding sequence ATGACTTCCAGCGTTGAGCCGGCCATGTTCGCGAATTTTCTCGACTTTGTGCTCGATGGAAAAAAGCCCGCGCTGACTGGAGGCACGTTGCCAAGCGGTGTGAAGTGGACGTGGCTCGGCGATGGCATCGTCCGCTTCGAACCCGAAGGCGCGGTGCTACAAAGCGTGGTGGCAACGGCAGGGATTCATGGCGATGAAACCGCGCCAATCGAAATCCTGTCGATGCTTGTTGCGGATATCGCAAGCGGCAAGGCGGTGTTGAAGAGCCGCGTGCTGGTCATCTTTGGCAATATCGACGCGATGCGTGCCTCTTGCCGGTATCGCGACGATGATCTCAACCGGCTATTCAACGGCCGGTATCTTGAGCTGGCGGCGAGTCATGAATCTCCGCGAGCGGCGGAACTGGAGAACGTGACGCGGGCGTTTTTCGCCGAGGCTGACGCCGGCTCAACTCAAGCGAAGTGGCACATCGACATGCACACGGCCATCCGGCCATCAGTGTTCGAGCAATTTGCGTTGTTGCCGTACACGGGCGCGCCGCTGTCACGGGTGATGTTCGACTGGTTGCGGGACGCGGGGTTATCGGCGGTGTTGCTGCATAAAGAGAAGTCGAACACGTTCACGCATTTCACGGCCGAGCAATCGGGCGCGTTAGCTTGCACGCTGGAGCTTGGCAAGGTGCGGGCGTTTGGACACAACGATCTGTCGCGCTTCGCCGCATCGGACGCCGCGCTGCGAAGGCTCATTGCGGGCCTTGCGCCCATAAAGCCGTCCAGCCAGCCGCTGAAGGTATTCACGGTGGTCGGACAAATCGACAAACAGAGCGAAGAGTTCAAGCTCCACGTAGCCGGCGATGTCGCGAACTTCACGCCATTCGCGCGGGGCACGGTGCTCGCCGAAGATGGCGATTACACGTATGAAGTGGTTCGCGACGAGGAGCGCATCGTGTTTCCGAATCCGACGGTGAAGCCGGGATTGAGGGCAGGGCTCATGGTTATTGATACGACTCAGGAAACGTTCGACTCGCTATAA
- the astB gene encoding N-succinylarginine dihydrolase, producing the protein MQAFEANFDGLVGPTHNYAGLSFGNVASRNNEKSAANPKAAAKQGLRKMKQLADLGFHQGVLPPLERPSLKLLRSLGFTGDDATVVERAAREAPELLAAASSASAMWTANAATVSPSADTNDGRVHFTPANLSTKLHRAIEHEETRRSLSAIFSDEKHFRIHHALPGTPALGDEGAANHTRFCNEYGEKGVEFFVYGRSEYAQGSAEPKRFPARQTLEASRAVARLHGLSDDATVFAQQLPDVIDAGVFHNDVIAVGNRNTLFCHQRAFLNQASVYDQLRAKLETHGGAFTAIEVPEDEVSVADAVSSYLFNSQLLTRPDGRQVLVVPQECRENARVAKYLDSLHARSTSIDDVLVFDLRESMKNGGGPACLRLRVVLNDAERVAVNPGVWMNDTLFAQLDAWIDTHYRDRIAPADLADLKLLDESRAALDALTGILKLGAIYDFQR; encoded by the coding sequence ATGCAAGCATTCGAAGCGAACTTCGACGGGCTGGTCGGCCCGACGCACAACTACGCGGGGCTGTCGTTCGGCAATGTCGCGTCGCGCAACAATGAGAAATCGGCTGCTAATCCGAAGGCTGCGGCGAAGCAGGGTCTGCGCAAGATGAAGCAGTTGGCCGACCTTGGCTTTCACCAAGGTGTGTTGCCGCCGCTCGAACGGCCGTCGCTCAAGTTGCTGCGCAGCCTGGGTTTCACCGGCGACGACGCTACGGTAGTCGAACGCGCTGCGCGAGAAGCGCCCGAATTGCTGGCCGCGGCGAGTTCCGCTTCGGCCATGTGGACCGCGAACGCGGCGACGGTGAGTCCATCGGCGGATACGAACGATGGCCGCGTGCATTTCACGCCGGCTAACCTGAGCACGAAGTTGCATCGTGCGATCGAGCATGAAGAAACGCGCCGTTCGCTCTCAGCCATTTTCTCTGACGAGAAGCATTTCAGGATTCATCATGCACTGCCGGGCACACCCGCGTTAGGTGATGAAGGTGCGGCGAATCACACGCGTTTTTGCAACGAGTACGGCGAGAAGGGTGTGGAGTTTTTCGTCTATGGGCGTAGCGAATACGCTCAGGGTTCGGCTGAACCGAAGCGTTTCCCCGCGCGTCAGACGCTGGAAGCAAGTCGTGCGGTCGCGCGCCTTCATGGTCTTTCCGACGACGCCACCGTGTTCGCGCAACAGCTTCCTGATGTGATCGATGCCGGCGTGTTTCATAACGATGTGATCGCCGTGGGCAACCGCAACACGTTGTTCTGCCACCAACGGGCGTTCCTGAATCAGGCAAGCGTGTACGACCAGCTTCGCGCGAAACTCGAAACACATGGCGGCGCGTTCACCGCTATCGAAGTGCCGGAAGACGAAGTCAGCGTGGCCGATGCCGTCTCGTCGTATCTGTTCAACAGCCAGTTGCTGACACGACCCGACGGCCGACAGGTGTTGGTCGTGCCGCAAGAGTGCCGGGAAAACGCGCGGGTCGCCAAGTACCTTGATTCGTTGCATGCACGGTCCACGTCTATTGACGACGTGCTCGTCTTCGATCTTCGCGAAAGCATGAAGAACGGCGGTGGTCCCGCTTGCCTGCGACTGCGCGTGGTGCTTAACGACGCGGAACGGGTCGCCGTGAATCCGGGCGTTTGGATGAACGACACGTTGTTCGCGCAACTCGATGCGTGGATCGACACGCATTATCGTGATCGCATTGCGCCCGCCGATCTCGCCGACCTGAAACTGCTCGATGAATCGCGCGCGGCGCTTGATGCGTTGACCGGCATTCTCAAGCTGGGCGCCATCTATGACTTCCAGCGTTGA
- the astD gene encoding succinylglutamate-semialdehyde dehydrogenase: MTKISTQLFIDGAWSDGTGAPFASRNPGNGNVVWEGPSAAAQDVERAVLSARRAFASWSALTLDERIAIARRFAALLTEHKETLAHTIGLETGKPLWEARTEVATMAAKVDISVKSYNERTGEKRQEMADGIAVLRHRPHGVVAVFGPYNFPGHLPNGHIVPALIAGNTVVFKPSEFAPGVAALTVDLWAQAGLPAGVLNLVQGEKDTGIALANHRQIDGLFFTGSSDTGTLLHRQFGGRPEIVLALEMGGNNPLVVAEVADIDAAVHHTIQSAYLSAGQRCTCARRLFVPDNAFGERFTERLIDVTSKIKTGAFDADPQPFMGAVISARAAAKLVQAQTQLIEAGGKPLLEMTQRSAQLGFVTPAIIDVTNARNVPDEEHFGPMLQLTRYSSFDQAIERANDTAFGLSAGLLADDETAWTHFQRTIRAGIVNWNRPTNGASSAAPFGGIGRSGNQRPSAFYAADYCSYPMASVESTQLQMPASVSPGLQF, from the coding sequence ATGACGAAGATTTCGACTCAATTGTTTATCGATGGCGCGTGGAGCGACGGCACGGGTGCGCCGTTCGCATCGCGCAATCCGGGCAATGGCAACGTGGTTTGGGAGGGGCCAAGCGCGGCGGCTCAGGACGTTGAGCGCGCCGTGCTTTCAGCACGACGGGCGTTCGCCTCGTGGTCCGCGTTGACGCTGGACGAACGCATTGCAATCGCGCGGCGTTTCGCGGCGCTCCTGACCGAGCACAAGGAAACGCTGGCTCACACCATCGGTCTCGAGACCGGTAAGCCGTTGTGGGAAGCACGGACCGAAGTCGCGACCATGGCCGCCAAAGTCGATATCTCCGTCAAGTCGTATAACGAACGCACCGGCGAGAAGCGCCAGGAAATGGCCGATGGCATCGCGGTTTTGCGGCATCGTCCGCATGGCGTTGTGGCTGTGTTCGGGCCGTACAACTTCCCCGGACATTTGCCGAACGGGCATATTGTCCCGGCGTTGATCGCGGGGAACACGGTCGTGTTCAAACCATCGGAATTCGCGCCGGGAGTGGCCGCGTTGACGGTGGACTTGTGGGCACAAGCCGGCTTGCCCGCTGGCGTGCTGAATCTTGTGCAAGGCGAGAAGGACACCGGCATCGCGCTGGCGAATCATCGACAGATCGATGGCTTGTTCTTCACCGGCAGCTCGGATACCGGCACGTTGCTGCATCGACAATTCGGCGGCCGTCCGGAGATCGTGCTCGCGCTGGAAATGGGCGGCAACAATCCGCTGGTCGTGGCTGAGGTCGCGGACATCGACGCCGCCGTGCATCACACGATCCAGTCGGCGTATTTGTCGGCGGGGCAGCGCTGCACGTGCGCGCGCCGGTTGTTCGTTCCGGATAACGCATTCGGCGAGCGGTTCACCGAGCGCTTGATCGACGTGACATCGAAGATTAAAACGGGCGCCTTCGACGCAGACCCGCAACCGTTCATGGGCGCCGTGATCTCGGCGCGCGCCGCAGCGAAGCTCGTGCAGGCGCAGACGCAGTTGATTGAAGCGGGCGGCAAGCCCTTGCTTGAAATGACGCAGCGTTCTGCGCAGCTTGGCTTTGTCACGCCCGCGATCATCGACGTGACGAATGCGCGCAACGTGCCTGATGAAGAACACTTCGGCCCTATGCTGCAACTCACGCGCTACAGCAGCTTCGATCAGGCGATTGAACGCGCCAACGACACCGCGTTCGGTTTATCCGCTGGCCTCTTAGCCGACGATGAAACCGCGTGGACCCATTTCCAGCGCACCATTCGCGCGGGCATTGTGAACTGGAACCGGCCGACGAACGGCGCGTCGTCAGCGGCGCCGTTCGGCGGTATCGGACGCTCGGGCAACCAGCGGCCGAGCGCATTTTACGCAGCGGATTATTGCTCGTATCCTATGGCATCCGTCGAAAGCACCCAGTTGCAAATGCCCGCGAGCGTCTCGCCCGGCCTTCAGTTCTGA
- the astA gene encoding arginine N-succinyltransferase: MIVVRCVQPGDVDALVALAHETGPGLTTFKPDRDALTARVERARRTLADEAQPFEAGYLFAMEDTATGDIAGVCGIETEVGLEQPFYNYRVSTVVHASRDLGVWTKMSLLNISHDLTGYAEVCSLFLSPRYRTAGVGGLLSRSRFMFIAQFRERFPERLCAELRGHFDESGASPFWQAVGSHFYQIDFNAADYLSSHGKKSFLAELMPRYPVYLAMLPEDAQAAVGLTHRDTMPARKMLETEGLRYENHVDIFDAGPVLECHVADLRTVRESVLVTVRIGERAGHGEARSLVSNTSLDDFRCGATFGVPEDGTFLLTPEEATALRVQAGDTVRVLASQPRAKNATQNAS; this comes from the coding sequence ATGATCGTTGTCCGCTGCGTGCAGCCTGGAGATGTCGACGCGCTCGTCGCGCTCGCGCACGAGACGGGACCCGGACTCACCACCTTCAAGCCGGATCGCGATGCACTGACCGCGCGCGTTGAACGTGCACGGCGCACGCTCGCCGATGAGGCTCAACCCTTCGAAGCAGGGTATCTGTTCGCGATGGAAGACACGGCGACGGGTGATATTGCCGGCGTGTGCGGTATTGAAACCGAAGTCGGGCTGGAGCAGCCGTTTTATAACTATCGTGTGTCGACGGTCGTGCATGCCAGCCGCGATCTGGGCGTGTGGACCAAGATGTCGCTGCTCAACATCTCGCATGATCTCACCGGTTACGCGGAAGTCTGCTCGCTTTTCTTAAGCCCGCGATATCGCACGGCCGGCGTGGGTGGTTTGCTATCGCGTTCACGCTTCATGTTTATCGCGCAATTCCGCGAGCGCTTCCCGGAGCGCCTGTGCGCTGAACTGCGCGGTCACTTCGATGAAAGCGGCGCGTCGCCGTTCTGGCAGGCAGTGGGATCGCATTTCTATCAGATTGATTTCAACGCCGCCGACTATCTCAGCTCGCACGGCAAGAAGTCGTTCCTCGCCGAGCTGATGCCGCGGTATCCGGTCTATCTCGCCATGCTGCCCGAAGACGCGCAAGCGGCGGTCGGGTTGACGCATCGCGACACCATGCCCGCGCGCAAGATGCTCGAAACGGAAGGGCTGCGCTATGAAAATCACGTCGATATCTTCGATGCCGGCCCGGTCCTCGAATGCCACGTAGCAGACTTGCGCACGGTGCGCGAGAGCGTGCTGGTGACGGTGCGCATTGGTGAGCGTGCAGGGCACGGCGAGGCCCGCAGCCTGGTATCGAATACATCGCTGGACGACTTCCGCTGTGGCGCGACGTTTGGCGTGCCCGAAGACGGCACCTTCCTGCTGACACCGGAAGAAGCCACCGCGCTGCGCGTGCAAGCCGGCGATACGGTGCGTGTGCTGGCATCGCAACCGCGCGCGAAGAACGCAACGCAGAACGCTAGTTAG
- the aruF gene encoding arginine/ornithine succinyltransferase subunit alpha translates to MLIVRPARLADLDALERMAHAAHPVLHSLPRDRRVLETRVALSEDSFRAEVEFPGEEFYLFVLEETTTGALLGSSSIVASAGYSEPFYAFRNDALIHASRELKVNRKIHALTMSHELTGKSRLTGFYIDPSVREATHDAAAHLLSRARMMYVAANRKRFSDDVFSLMLGVTDEAGVSPFWEAVGRKFFGRDFEQVELESGGRSRTFIAEVMPSYPLYVPLLPPEAQRVLGEPDDGALLAYDIHLEEGFEPDRFVDIFDAGPVLTVAVERSASVLANEIRAVRTAQDDMGTSGTPYLIAAGGAHAFRCALVNLPSSRATGAPLSAELCKVLSVKDSDTVRCVPLHQASGELQ, encoded by the coding sequence ATGTTAATCGTCCGCCCCGCAAGACTCGCCGATCTCGACGCGCTCGAACGGATGGCGCACGCCGCGCATCCGGTGCTGCATTCGTTGCCGCGCGATCGTCGTGTGCTGGAAACGCGCGTTGCGCTTTCCGAAGATTCGTTTCGCGCGGAAGTCGAGTTTCCGGGCGAGGAGTTTTATCTCTTCGTGCTTGAGGAAACGACGACAGGCGCGTTGCTTGGCAGTTCGAGCATTGTGGCATCGGCGGGATATTCGGAGCCGTTCTACGCGTTCCGCAACGACGCGCTGATCCACGCGTCGCGCGAACTCAAGGTGAACCGCAAGATTCACGCGCTCACCATGTCGCATGAACTCACGGGCAAGAGCCGTCTAACGGGTTTCTATATTGACCCATCGGTGCGCGAAGCCACGCACGACGCCGCCGCGCATCTGCTCTCGCGCGCCCGCATGATGTACGTGGCCGCGAACCGCAAGCGTTTCTCCGACGACGTCTTCTCGCTGATGCTCGGCGTCACCGATGAAGCCGGCGTGTCGCCGTTCTGGGAAGCGGTCGGGCGCAAGTTCTTCGGCCGCGATTTCGAGCAGGTCGAACTGGAATCGGGCGGCCGCAGCCGTACGTTTATCGCGGAAGTGATGCCGAGTTATCCGCTTTATGTGCCGCTGCTGCCGCCTGAAGCGCAAAGAGTGTTGGGCGAGCCGGACGACGGCGCGTTGCTCGCGTATGACATCCACCTTGAAGAGGGTTTTGAGCCGGATCGTTTCGTCGATATCTTCGATGCCGGCCCGGTTCTGACCGTCGCAGTGGAGCGCAGTGCGTCCGTGCTGGCGAACGAAATTCGCGCCGTGCGAACCGCGCAGGATGACATGGGCACGTCAGGCACGCCGTACCTGATCGCAGCCGGCGGCGCGCACGCATTCCGGTGCGCTTTGGTCAATCTGCCGTCCTCGCGTGCGACCGGTGCGCCGCTGTCGGCTGAACTGTGCAAGGTGTTAAGCGTGAAAGATTCCGATACGGTACGTTGTGTGCCGCTTCATCAGGCTTCGGGAGAATTGCAATGA
- a CDS encoding aspartate aminotransferase family protein, protein MTDINVTRGTFDEVMVPLFSPANFVPDRGLGSRVWDTEGRDYVDFAGGIAVTALGHAHPELLKVLHDQGQKLWHIGNGYTNEPVLRLATRLTNLTFADRAFFANSGAEANEAALKLARRYAIDNTGPQKVEIISFTQSFHGRTLFTVSVGGQPKYAEGFGPTPQGITHLPYNDLAAARAAIGPQTCAVIVEPVQGEGGVLPADPAFLQGLREACDEHGALLIFDEVQTGVGRTGTFYAYMGYGVTPDILTTAKSLGNGFPIGAMLTTDKIAAHFKVGVHGTTYGGNPLGAAIADKVVELISDPAVLEGVQQRSAAIKAHLKRIDERFSVFKEIRGKGLLIGAELADAYKDRAKDVLNAAAKHGVIMLIAGPNVLRFAPSLIMPMADLDEGFARIEKAIADVAH, encoded by the coding sequence ATGACGGATATCAATGTAACGCGCGGTACGTTCGACGAAGTGATGGTGCCTCTTTTCTCACCGGCGAATTTCGTGCCGGATCGCGGACTCGGTTCGCGCGTATGGGATACGGAAGGCCGTGACTATGTCGATTTCGCCGGCGGAATCGCGGTGACAGCGTTGGGCCACGCGCATCCCGAACTGCTGAAAGTGCTCCACGATCAAGGCCAGAAGCTCTGGCATATCGGTAATGGCTACACCAACGAACCGGTGCTGCGGCTTGCCACGCGCCTCACGAACCTGACCTTCGCCGATCGCGCGTTCTTCGCAAATTCCGGCGCGGAAGCGAACGAAGCCGCGCTGAAACTCGCGCGCCGTTACGCTATCGACAACACCGGTCCGCAGAAAGTCGAAATCATCTCGTTCACGCAGTCCTTCCACGGCCGGACGCTGTTCACAGTCAGCGTCGGTGGCCAGCCTAAATACGCCGAAGGTTTCGGCCCGACGCCGCAAGGCATCACGCATCTTCCCTATAACGACCTGGCCGCAGCCCGTGCAGCGATCGGTCCGCAAACCTGCGCGGTGATCGTCGAGCCGGTGCAGGGCGAAGGCGGCGTGCTGCCCGCCGATCCCGCGTTCCTCCAGGGTCTGCGCGAAGCCTGCGACGAGCACGGCGCGTTGCTGATTTTTGATGAGGTACAAACGGGCGTGGGCCGTACCGGCACGTTCTACGCGTACATGGGTTACGGCGTGACGCCGGACATCCTGACGACCGCGAAGTCGCTCGGCAACGGTTTCCCGATCGGCGCAATGCTGACCACGGACAAGATCGCCGCGCATTTCAAGGTCGGCGTGCATGGGACTACTTACGGCGGCAATCCGCTGGGCGCGGCTATTGCGGACAAGGTGGTTGAATTGATCAGCGACCCTGCTGTGCTCGAAGGCGTGCAGCAACGCAGCGCTGCGATCAAGGCGCATCTCAAGCGGATCGATGAACGTTTCTCCGTTTTCAAGGAAATTCGCGGCAAGGGCCTGTTGATCGGCGCCGAACTCGCCGATGCCTACAAGGACCGCGCGAAGGACGTGCTTAACGCTGCCGCAAAACACGGTGTGATCATGCTGATCGCAGGCCCGAACGTGCTGCGTTTCGCGCCGTCGCTGATCATGCCCATGGCCGATCTCGACGAGGGTTTTGCGCGCATCGAAAAGGCCATTGCCGACGTGGCGCATTGA
- a CDS encoding ABC transporter ATP-binding protein — protein MESSAQNAASAAAQNAAVKLVARDIHKRFGENEVLKGVSLAANAGDVISIIGSSGSGKSTFLRCINFLERPNAGEIIVDGEPVRTKADRMGNLEVADHKQLQRVRTKLAMVFQHFNLWAHMTSIENVMEAPMHVLGLSKKEASERARECLEKVGLAPKVEKQYPSHLSGGQQQRVAIARALAMHPDVMLFDEPTSALDPELVGEVLKVMQKLAEEGRTMIVVTHEMGFARNVSNHVMFLHQGRTEEEGAPAEVLSTPRSERLKQFLSGSLK, from the coding sequence TTGGAATCATCCGCACAAAATGCTGCATCGGCCGCCGCGCAAAACGCCGCGGTCAAACTCGTCGCTCGCGATATCCACAAGCGTTTCGGCGAGAACGAGGTGCTCAAGGGCGTCTCGCTCGCAGCCAACGCCGGCGATGTGATCAGCATCATCGGGTCAAGCGGCTCGGGCAAAAGTACTTTTCTGCGCTGCATCAACTTCCTCGAACGGCCGAACGCGGGCGAGATCATCGTCGACGGCGAGCCGGTGCGCACGAAAGCCGATCGCATGGGTAATCTTGAAGTCGCCGACCACAAGCAGTTGCAGCGCGTGCGCACGAAGCTCGCGATGGTGTTCCAGCATTTCAACTTGTGGGCGCACATGACGTCGATCGAAAACGTCATGGAAGCGCCGATGCATGTGCTGGGGTTATCGAAGAAGGAAGCGAGCGAACGGGCGCGCGAATGCCTGGAGAAGGTCGGGCTGGCGCCGAAGGTTGAAAAGCAATATCCGTCGCATTTGTCGGGCGGCCAGCAGCAGCGGGTGGCCATTGCTCGCGCGCTCGCCATGCATCCCGACGTGATGCTCTTTGACGAACCCACGTCCGCGCTCGATCCCGAGCTGGTCGGCGAAGTGCTCAAGGTCATGCAGAAGCTGGCTGAAGAAGGCCGCACGATGATCGTGGTGACGCATGAGATGGGCTTTGCGCGCAATGTATCGAATCATGTGATGTTTCTGCATCAGGGCCGCACGGAAGAAGAGGGCGCGCCGGCTGAGGTGCTGAGCACGCCCAGGAGCGAACGGCTGAAGCAATTTTTGTCCGGCAGTCTCAAGTAG
- a CDS encoding EAL domain-containing protein, whose translation MNAFKRSGRLAFLASIVLSAAMLPGVLCVLFAPGVDERVAAAREAAALESYVVHMVDTGAIHLIANTSVAGPSRLFAQFPVPVFAATAMPSNPNAAHRGYEAPNAANAPTAVSTSDATFAERLRALPWTWLLAGVASGLTLSAWLGLLMVRRLSPLGQLSDAVRRHQFIVAYQPIVDLATRRCIGAEALVRWKHQNRIVRPDHFIPLAEHRGLIQAITDQVFDTVLLELGEFLQRYRELYVSINLSAPDLTSRRFLERLTPALAAAKIAPEQIRIEATERCFLDADAAKEVIQAFRDAGHPVYIDDFGTGYSSLSHLQNFQVDALKIDKSFVDTVGQDAASSSVASHIIDMALTLHVQVVAEGIEREEQACYLRKRGAQFGQGWLFSAPLTAPDFIRYVGRGLATV comes from the coding sequence ATGAATGCGTTCAAACGCAGCGGGCGCTTAGCGTTCCTGGCTAGCATCGTGCTGAGCGCGGCGATGCTGCCGGGGGTCTTGTGTGTCCTGTTTGCGCCCGGCGTGGATGAACGCGTTGCCGCAGCGCGGGAAGCCGCGGCGCTCGAAAGCTACGTTGTGCACATGGTCGACACTGGCGCGATCCACCTGATCGCCAATACCTCGGTGGCGGGGCCTTCCAGGTTGTTTGCCCAGTTTCCGGTACCCGTATTCGCTGCAACAGCGATGCCCTCGAACCCCAACGCGGCACATCGCGGTTACGAGGCACCAAACGCAGCAAACGCACCAACTGCAGTGAGTACATCGGACGCGACTTTCGCTGAACGCTTGCGCGCGCTTCCCTGGACCTGGCTGCTCGCAGGCGTGGCGAGCGGCCTGACGCTCTCCGCGTGGCTCGGGCTGTTGATGGTGCGCCGCTTGTCGCCGCTCGGCCAGCTTAGCGACGCCGTGCGCCGGCATCAGTTCATCGTCGCGTACCAGCCGATCGTCGATCTTGCCACGCGGCGCTGTATTGGCGCTGAAGCGCTGGTGCGCTGGAAGCACCAGAACCGCATCGTGCGGCCCGATCACTTCATTCCGCTCGCGGAACATCGTGGCCTGATCCAGGCGATCACGGACCAGGTATTCGATACAGTCCTGCTCGAACTCGGCGAGTTCTTGCAGCGCTACCGGGAGCTTTACGTGTCGATCAACCTGAGCGCGCCGGACCTGACTTCGCGGCGGTTCCTGGAGCGGCTGACGCCCGCGCTAGCCGCTGCGAAGATCGCGCCGGAGCAGATCCGGATCGAGGCGACCGAGCGCTGTTTTCTCGACGCCGACGCCGCCAAGGAAGTGATCCAGGCGTTCCGCGATGCCGGGCATCCGGTGTATATCGACGACTTCGGGACGGGTTATTCGAGCCTCTCGCATCTGCAGAATTTTCAGGTGGACGCGCTGAAGATCGACAAGTCTTTCGTCGACACCGTCGGTCAGGACGCGGCGTCCAGCAGTGTGGCGTCGCACATTATCGACATGGCGCTGACGCTGCATGTCCAGGTAGTCGCCGAGGGGATCGAGCGCGAAGAGCAGGCGTGTTATCTGCGCAAGCGCGGCGCCCAATTCGGGCAAGGCTGGCTTTTTTCCGCACCGCTGACAGCGCCTGATTTTATTCGCTATGTAGGGCGCGGTCTGGCGACGGTGTAG